A window of Branchiostoma floridae strain S238N-H82 chromosome 9, Bfl_VNyyK, whole genome shotgun sequence genomic DNA:
CCTTAGTATGTAGAGACGCTTGCTGCCTTGTTTGGTCATGTGGTTAACCTGGGTGTTCCATTTAAGATCAGACTGGATCCATATCCCcagttctgtaccctttcaagtttatctttgtctttctttgtgtaCGGATCCagtactgttgcagcatattcaaggtaaggtcttaccagtgacgtgtatgcaagtgattttaccctggctgggcatgcccacaagttgcgtttgatcactcccaatgtctgtttagccttggttcttattttgtaaacatggacaccccacttcagcccagttgttaacgtaacgccccactttccacttgacggcgctctcacggcgctctggctgcgatggaaaattggccagagcgcggtgagagcgccgcgacgccagaaaaagctgctctNNNNNNNNNNNNNNNNNNNNNNNNNNNNNNNNNNNNNNNNNNNNNNNNNNNNNNNNNNNNNNNNNNNNNNNNNNNNNNNNNNNNNNNNNNNNNNNNNNNNGCAGCAACATTTTCCCCTTTCAAGTTCAGGTCGGTGAAGTTTCTAGTTCTCGAATGTCGTAAGACTTCCGCTTTTGGTACATTCAAGTCTCGACCTTGAATACTTAGTTCCTCTAAACTTGGAAGTCGCCCAAAAGTTCTATTATTTATGGTAAAGTTGTCAAGGGGAGTTCCCAATTCTAATTTTTGTATCACTGTATGTTGTAATTCTGGTAATATCTTTTGCAATTGTGAATACGTAATAGACGTTCTTTCGAGATTCAATGTGCTCAAATGCCGAAGCCGTAGCAGAATGCCTTCGTCAAATACAGAAATCGGATTGTCACTCAAAACTAAGTCTTGGATCGGTGCGTTCAGCAGAGGAACCACGTTCTGAAAGCGgaactgttgtattttgttacCGGACATGTAAATGGTGTTAAGGGATGTTAGGTTTCTAAAGGACTGGGCAAATTTTGGAATTAAGAAGTGGTTTCGACTTACATCTAGTGTTCGCAGTCTCGATAGTCCGGACCAGAGTTCCTCCTTTACTAACACATCATTAGTAAGCATATTAATCGACAGGTCCAATACCTCCATTTCTGATTGAGGATGAAAAAGCCGGTTGGGGAGGGTACTTATTGCGTTCTGGGTCATGTCGAGCCTTTGAAGTTTTTGCTGTCCACAAAACGCACACTCTCCAACAATGATGTCCTTTGAGCTAAACCTAAGGTCCAAGATAGTCAGGTTGTGCAGGCCCCTGAACGCCCACTTGTTGATTTCCTGTAGACGGTTGGCCGAGAGGACTAGATTTTGTAGGGAGGGAAAAGACGAGCTTATGTTGGACCACTGAGAATCTCCTAACCAGTTTGTTGATAAGTTCAGGGTGAGCAAATTTGTCATCGAGTCAAATGTTCCGTTTTCCACATACTCGATATGGTTTCCACTCAAATCCAAGTACTGCAGGTTCTTCAGAGTATAGAGAGGCTGTCTGATGAGTTGTCTTATGTCGTTGCCATGTACATCCAATCGCAGAATAGACGAAGGCAGGTCTGGTGGAACATATTTGAAGCTGTGCATACCCACGCATGTTACCTCCGTCGGACTCCATACCTGACATCCGTGTGGGTTGTTCCCATGTCCGGCAGATAGGATCACTTCCGGTAGGACCATCGACAAGCTCAGAAAGGCCGCAAGCCACATCTTAATAGTGCAACTTTGACAGTGAGACTCTGTCGGGAAACTGTTTGTAAATCCAAGTAGCAATTACAAGTTTCCCTATCCGGTTCTGATTACGAGTCTGGGTAGGTACAGATTAACAAGTCTTCACAGGCGGATTCAGCCCCAGAATAAGATCCAAACGACGATATGGTTCTTGAAATACTCCAATTTCCCAGCCGCATGTGCAGCAAAACGTGGAATATTATTTAAGTGGACCCAGGGCGATGGAACCCAGAACATCACACTCAAGCAATACCCACTGTTTGGCTAAGAATGGGGAAGTATGAGTCATCTGACTATACAGAAAAGGTGTTGTCTTGCTTCAACTGGCATCAATGGCCTGAACAGGAACACTCTTTGATTGTATCGGCGCTGTTCCGCTTTCGGCAGTTCACAAAGCAGAAGCATTCTTCTGTTGACTAGTTTctacacacgtacatgtacacgtcAGAAGTTCGAGACTGTTTTCTTGTGAATGACCACAGAAGTTATGAATGGATTTTGAAggtttatattttgttgtctggCCATGTGTTCAACAAGAGAAGGCGCTATGGAATTCAGGAAAGATCTAGACTCAGCTCCACGCTAAGTAATTATTACACTGGTGACGTCACTTTTACAACTGCCCAGCACGTTTGATCCCTACAACTACAGCCATGCCTACCtcactagtttcacttctacaagtacattcGGTCTAACACTTCTATTCCTCTTTTAGCTTTTTTGTCATGTGGACCATCGGTGGAGGGTAATgcaatttccctttttttaaaaatgtaaatcTAGCGAAAGTCAGTGAACGCCAGCAAACttaggtttgaaaaaaaatgaaatttgaaaaaattatcGAGATTCCATACAGCAATGATTTATTCAGTTCCCCCCAAATTACATGCATTATGAGGTATAGCTCCAACTGTAAAGAGCAGTGCAATGAGAAAATACTGAATTCTATACAGTCTATGGAAACCTTACGTATACGACCTGCCATTTGTAAATAATGGTGAAATGTACCGGTGAATTGCAAATATACTGGGGAAGAAAAATTCCCGAACACAGTTCATACAACGTTTTCTTTCCGACATCATATCATATCCTTAACAACGGTACGAGTTCGTGGTTTTCGTCGTCTATCATGCCAAGGTCTCCGACCTGTTCATTGTTCACGGGTTTCCCCAAGGCGGCTCGCAGACGTCTCCAGAACAGCGGCCTGCCCCGTGCGTCCCCCGGCCACTCCAGGTACGTGTCCCGGTCCATCACGGCCTCCAAGTGTTTGTACTTCTTCAGCAGCGGTCGCGGAATCTTCTCCAAGAAGACGAGGATCAGCCGACAACTGCCGCCCTTGCCAAACAAGTTGTCCGGAGTCTGAGCCAGCTGCAGCTCGAACTCACACCAGCCGCTCCGCAGGAAGCTCCTGGTCAACACGCAGATGGTTTTCCGGCTGGTTTCGATTGCTTTGACGATGTTGTTTACAATgggggcaccgggtaggaagttTCTCTGGTGGATACAGAGTTTGTATCTGGGTTGGTCTTGGACATCTTCTAAGTTGTGGCAGAGTTCGTGCACCACCCACCTAATGTCCTCGCTGTTATGTGCTACGAAGGCATCGTACACAAACCTCCGGCCTCTCATTGGTTCTTCATCGTCCTCATTTCTACGTCTTAGCAAGAACATTAGGTACTTAATCTTCCAATGGTAATAGCTAATAAAGAACACAGCAAACATGTAGAACAGAATGGCTGAAGAGGATAGTGCACAGGCTAGTGGCAGGTTAGGCTGAAATTCGTTATCTGAAGGCGACGTACAGTTGATGTAAAAGTTTGCTAATATCGTATCCGCGTATTCTGGGGGTCCAGTACACTTGTACAAATCGCGATTATTGGAATATACTATATCGGGGTTATTCCTCGCCCACTCCACAAACCAG
This region includes:
- the LOC118422461 gene encoding toll-like receptor 4; the protein is MFAVFFISYYHWKIKYLMFLLRRRNEDDEEPMRGRRFVYDAFVAHNSEDIRWVVHELCHNLEDVQDQPRYKLCIHQRNFLPGAPIVNNIVKAIETSRKTICVLTRSFLRSGWCEFELQLAQTPDNLFGKGGSCRLILVFLEKIPRPLLKKYKHLEAVMDRDTYLEWPGDARGRPLFWRRLRAALGKPVNNEQVGDLGMIDDENHELVPLLRI